Proteins co-encoded in one Brassica rapa cultivar Chiifu-401-42 chromosome A02, CAAS_Brap_v3.01, whole genome shotgun sequence genomic window:
- the LOC103851653 gene encoding YTH domain-containing protein ECT1 isoform X1, protein MDPASSRTQPTQIVSPGERPVMADNVGGDHHHQQVSPGDERIVSSSSSSSVAPPDPYSYYNLYHPYDWDVAHSGYAQGFNSWDGYPQYAAATTTPEGMHVPQVVYDGNSSFMYHQPGFAFNPYQSMMMEGQVPFSPAYYPQYGAPSPMHFAQAEIGGENSRYDPTSAYMVPFAGYGGGNLSGNQGGNALASHIPYPQTMGILGPYDHNASQLPVHGSGVASSSSVGGYYHVGSYQTPNAVGSYYGADNSGRSAPDIGKRREYSSVPTTNDLYGNRGPRASSRVESKNSSRFSSSAGNSANGSSTAGPNPSLYNNPEFVTDYKNAKFFIVKSFSEDNVHRSIKYNVWASTPHGNKKLDTAYRDAEKMGGKCPIFLFFSVNASGQFCGVSEMVGPVDFEKDAGYWQQDRWSGQFPVKWHILKDVPNNRFSHILLQNNDNKPVTHSRDSQEVKLRQGIEMLRIFKEYEAHTSILDDYSYYDERERQKVGEDGGRKEEGEEETSSSVEQLSERLQAVTVEDGKEGEKEDLKEKT, encoded by the exons ATGGATCCCGCTTCTTCCAGAACTCAGCCCACCCAAATCGTCTCTCCTG GTGAAAGACCCGTCATGGCGGATAATGTCGGCGGCGACCACCACCACCAG CAGGTTTCTCCCGGAGATGAAAGGatcgtttcttcttcttcctcctcctccgttgCTCCTCCTGATCCCTACTCTTATTACAACCTCTATCATCCTTACGATTGGGATGTTGCACATTCCG GTTATGCTCAAGGATTCAATAGTTGGGATGGGTATCCACAGTATGCTGCTGCTACTACTACCCCTGAAGGCATGCATGTCCCACAG GTTGTCTACGATGGGAATTCATCTTTTATGTACCACCAACCTGGTTTTGCTTTCAACCCTTACCAATCTATGATGATGGAGGGCCAAGTGCCATTCTCCCCTGCGTATTACCCGCAGTATGGTGCACCTTCACCTATGCATTTTGCTCAGGCAGAGATTGGTGGTGAGAATTCCCGTTATGACCCAACGTCTGCTTACATGGTTCCTTTTGCGGGATATGGTGGAGGGAATTTATCTGGTAATCAAGGGGGTAACGCTTTAGCATCACATATACCTTATCCTCAGACGATGGGTATACTTGGGCCTTACGACCATAATGCTTCTCAG CTACCGGTGCATGGGAGTGGGGTTGCTTCAAGTTCTTCTGTGGGAGGATATTATCATGTAGGATCTTACCAGACTCCAAATGCTGTTGGGTCATATTATGGAGCTGATAATTCTGGCAGGTCAGCCCCTGACATAGGTAAACGGCGAGAGTACAGTTCTGTACCTACCACCAATGATCTGTATGGTAATCGAGGCCCAAGAGCATCCAGCAGGGTAGAGAGCAAGAACAGCTCCAGATTTTCCTCTTCTGCTGGTAATTCAGCAAATGGTTCAAGTACAGCTGGACCCAATCCCAGTTTGTACAACAATCCAGAATTTGTGACGGATTACAAGAATGCCAAATTCTTTATCGTCAAGTCGTTTAGTGAAGACAATGTTCACAGAAGCATCAAGTATAATGTATGGGCCAGCACGCCGCATGGCAACAAAAAACTTGATACTGCTTATAGAGATGCTGAGAAGATGGGTGGAAAATGTCCAATCTTTCTGTTCTTTTCG GTAAATGCAAGTGGACAATTCTGTGGGGTGTCGGAAATGGTCGGACCTGTAGATTTTGAAAAGGACGCTGGTTACTGGCAGCAAGACAGGTGGAGTGGGCAGTTCCCAGTGAAGTGGCATATTTTGAAAGATGTACCGAATAACCGGTTTTCTCATATTCTTTTACAAAACAATGACAACAAGCCGGTAACGCACAGCCGAGACTCTCAGGAG GTTAAGCTGCGTCAGGGGATTGAGATGCTGAGAATATTCAAAGAATACGAGGCACACACCTCCATCCTGGATGATTACAGCTACTatgatgagagagagaggcaaaaggtGGGAGAGGATGGTGGGAGGAAAGAAGAGGGGGAAGAAGAGACCTCTTCTTCTGTGGAACAGTTATCAGAGCGTCTTCAAGCAGTCACAGTAGAAGATGGAAAGGAAGGGGAAAAGGAAGACTTGAAAGAGAAGACTTGA
- the LOC103851654 gene encoding VAMP-like protein YKT61 isoform X1, producing the protein MSITALLVLKCTPDTPNPVILAHAFDFSGFNYFYHPNISEFVRFFGSTVAGRTLPSQRQSVKHKDEVVHAYNRNGLCAVGFMDDCYPVRSAFSLLDQVLDEYQKIFGETWRSTKEVSNQKWPYLVEALEKFKDPAEADKLLKIQIELDETSIIIHKTIDGLLARGEKLDNLVEKSSDLNKASKVTFHPNILASVSLEESEVLEIVFSFC; encoded by the exons CTCCAAACCCAGTTATCCTCGCTCACGCATTCGACTTCTCTGGATTCAACTATTTCTACCACCCTAACATCTCAGAGTTCGTTCGCTTCTTCGGCAGTACTGTCGCTGGCAGAACCCTTCCTTCTCAGCGCCAATCTGTTAAACACAAAG ACGAAGTAGTGCATGCTTACAACAGAAACGGCCTCTGCGCCGTGGGATTCATGGACGACTGTTATCCTGTTCGAAGTGCTTTTTCTCTTCTCGATCAG GTTCTTGATGAGTACCAGAAGATATTTGGTGAGACATGGAGGTCAACAAAAGAAGTCTCTAACCAGAAGTGGCCATACTTAGTAGAAGCTTTAGAAAAATTTAAG GACCCGGCGGAAGCTGATAAGCTGTTGAAAATACAGATTGAGCTGGATGAGACCAGTATTATCATT CATAAAACCATTGATGGTCTCCTAGCCCGAGGTGAAAAGCTGGACAATTTAGTGGAGAAGAGTTCAGATTTAAACAAGGCATCAAAGGTAACATTCCACCCTAATATACTTGCTAGTGTTTCTTTAGAAGAGTCCGAGGTTTTGGagatagttttttctttttgctaa
- the LOC103851654 gene encoding VAMP-like protein YKT61 isoform X2 — translation MSITALLVLKCTPDTPNPVILAHAFDFSGFNYFYHPNISEFVRFFGSTVAGRTLPSQRQSVKHKDEVVHAYNRNGLCAVGFMDDCYPVRSAFSLLDQVLDEYQKIFGETWRSTKEVSNQKWPYLVEALEKFKDPAEADKLLKIQIELDETSIIIHKTIDGLLARGEKLDNLVEKSSDLNKASKMFYKRARKTNSCCTIL, via the exons CTCCAAACCCAGTTATCCTCGCTCACGCATTCGACTTCTCTGGATTCAACTATTTCTACCACCCTAACATCTCAGAGTTCGTTCGCTTCTTCGGCAGTACTGTCGCTGGCAGAACCCTTCCTTCTCAGCGCCAATCTGTTAAACACAAAG ACGAAGTAGTGCATGCTTACAACAGAAACGGCCTCTGCGCCGTGGGATTCATGGACGACTGTTATCCTGTTCGAAGTGCTTTTTCTCTTCTCGATCAG GTTCTTGATGAGTACCAGAAGATATTTGGTGAGACATGGAGGTCAACAAAAGAAGTCTCTAACCAGAAGTGGCCATACTTAGTAGAAGCTTTAGAAAAATTTAAG GACCCGGCGGAAGCTGATAAGCTGTTGAAAATACAGATTGAGCTGGATGAGACCAGTATTATCATT CATAAAACCATTGATGGTCTCCTAGCCCGAGGTGAAAAGCTGGACAATTTAGTGGAGAAGAGTTCAGATTTAAACAAGGCATCAAAG ATGTTTTACAAGCGAGCGAGGAAAACAAACTCATGTTGTACAATTCTCTGA
- the LOC103851653 gene encoding YTH domain-containing protein ECT1 isoform X3 has protein sequence MDPASSRTQPTQIVSPGERPVMADNVGGDHHQVSPGDERIVSSSSSSSVAPPDPYSYYNLYHPYDWDVAHSGYAQGFNSWDGYPQYAAATTTPEGMHVPQVVYDGNSSFMYHQPGFAFNPYQSMMMEGQVPFSPAYYPQYGAPSPMHFAQAEIGGENSRYDPTSAYMVPFAGYGGGNLSGNQGGNALASHIPYPQTMGILGPYDHNASQLPVHGSGVASSSSVGGYYHVGSYQTPNAVGSYYGADNSGRSAPDIGKRREYSSVPTTNDLYGNRGPRASSRVESKNSSRFSSSAGNSANGSSTAGPNPSLYNNPEFVTDYKNAKFFIVKSFSEDNVHRSIKYNVWASTPHGNKKLDTAYRDAEKMGGKCPIFLFFSVNASGQFCGVSEMVGPVDFEKDAGYWQQDRWSGQFPVKWHILKDVPNNRFSHILLQNNDNKPVTHSRDSQEVKLRQGIEMLRIFKEYEAHTSILDDYSYYDERERQKVGEDGGRKEEGEEETSSSVEQLSERLQAVTVEDGKEGEKEDLKEKT, from the exons ATGGATCCCGCTTCTTCCAGAACTCAGCCCACCCAAATCGTCTCTCCTG GTGAAAGACCCGTCATGGCGGATAATGTCGGCGGCGACCACCAC CAGGTTTCTCCCGGAGATGAAAGGatcgtttcttcttcttcctcctcctccgttgCTCCTCCTGATCCCTACTCTTATTACAACCTCTATCATCCTTACGATTGGGATGTTGCACATTCCG GTTATGCTCAAGGATTCAATAGTTGGGATGGGTATCCACAGTATGCTGCTGCTACTACTACCCCTGAAGGCATGCATGTCCCACAG GTTGTCTACGATGGGAATTCATCTTTTATGTACCACCAACCTGGTTTTGCTTTCAACCCTTACCAATCTATGATGATGGAGGGCCAAGTGCCATTCTCCCCTGCGTATTACCCGCAGTATGGTGCACCTTCACCTATGCATTTTGCTCAGGCAGAGATTGGTGGTGAGAATTCCCGTTATGACCCAACGTCTGCTTACATGGTTCCTTTTGCGGGATATGGTGGAGGGAATTTATCTGGTAATCAAGGGGGTAACGCTTTAGCATCACATATACCTTATCCTCAGACGATGGGTATACTTGGGCCTTACGACCATAATGCTTCTCAG CTACCGGTGCATGGGAGTGGGGTTGCTTCAAGTTCTTCTGTGGGAGGATATTATCATGTAGGATCTTACCAGACTCCAAATGCTGTTGGGTCATATTATGGAGCTGATAATTCTGGCAGGTCAGCCCCTGACATAGGTAAACGGCGAGAGTACAGTTCTGTACCTACCACCAATGATCTGTATGGTAATCGAGGCCCAAGAGCATCCAGCAGGGTAGAGAGCAAGAACAGCTCCAGATTTTCCTCTTCTGCTGGTAATTCAGCAAATGGTTCAAGTACAGCTGGACCCAATCCCAGTTTGTACAACAATCCAGAATTTGTGACGGATTACAAGAATGCCAAATTCTTTATCGTCAAGTCGTTTAGTGAAGACAATGTTCACAGAAGCATCAAGTATAATGTATGGGCCAGCACGCCGCATGGCAACAAAAAACTTGATACTGCTTATAGAGATGCTGAGAAGATGGGTGGAAAATGTCCAATCTTTCTGTTCTTTTCG GTAAATGCAAGTGGACAATTCTGTGGGGTGTCGGAAATGGTCGGACCTGTAGATTTTGAAAAGGACGCTGGTTACTGGCAGCAAGACAGGTGGAGTGGGCAGTTCCCAGTGAAGTGGCATATTTTGAAAGATGTACCGAATAACCGGTTTTCTCATATTCTTTTACAAAACAATGACAACAAGCCGGTAACGCACAGCCGAGACTCTCAGGAG GTTAAGCTGCGTCAGGGGATTGAGATGCTGAGAATATTCAAAGAATACGAGGCACACACCTCCATCCTGGATGATTACAGCTACTatgatgagagagagaggcaaaaggtGGGAGAGGATGGTGGGAGGAAAGAAGAGGGGGAAGAAGAGACCTCTTCTTCTGTGGAACAGTTATCAGAGCGTCTTCAAGCAGTCACAGTAGAAGATGGAAAGGAAGGGGAAAAGGAAGACTTGAAAGAGAAGACTTGA
- the LOC103851653 gene encoding YTH domain-containing protein ECT1 isoform X2, which produces MDPASSRTQPTQIVSPGERPVMADNVGGDHHHQVSPGDERIVSSSSSSSVAPPDPYSYYNLYHPYDWDVAHSGYAQGFNSWDGYPQYAAATTTPEGMHVPQVVYDGNSSFMYHQPGFAFNPYQSMMMEGQVPFSPAYYPQYGAPSPMHFAQAEIGGENSRYDPTSAYMVPFAGYGGGNLSGNQGGNALASHIPYPQTMGILGPYDHNASQLPVHGSGVASSSSVGGYYHVGSYQTPNAVGSYYGADNSGRSAPDIGKRREYSSVPTTNDLYGNRGPRASSRVESKNSSRFSSSAGNSANGSSTAGPNPSLYNNPEFVTDYKNAKFFIVKSFSEDNVHRSIKYNVWASTPHGNKKLDTAYRDAEKMGGKCPIFLFFSVNASGQFCGVSEMVGPVDFEKDAGYWQQDRWSGQFPVKWHILKDVPNNRFSHILLQNNDNKPVTHSRDSQEVKLRQGIEMLRIFKEYEAHTSILDDYSYYDERERQKVGEDGGRKEEGEEETSSSVEQLSERLQAVTVEDGKEGEKEDLKEKT; this is translated from the exons ATGGATCCCGCTTCTTCCAGAACTCAGCCCACCCAAATCGTCTCTCCTG GTGAAAGACCCGTCATGGCGGATAATGTCGGCGGCGACCACCACCACCAG GTTTCTCCCGGAGATGAAAGGatcgtttcttcttcttcctcctcctccgttgCTCCTCCTGATCCCTACTCTTATTACAACCTCTATCATCCTTACGATTGGGATGTTGCACATTCCG GTTATGCTCAAGGATTCAATAGTTGGGATGGGTATCCACAGTATGCTGCTGCTACTACTACCCCTGAAGGCATGCATGTCCCACAG GTTGTCTACGATGGGAATTCATCTTTTATGTACCACCAACCTGGTTTTGCTTTCAACCCTTACCAATCTATGATGATGGAGGGCCAAGTGCCATTCTCCCCTGCGTATTACCCGCAGTATGGTGCACCTTCACCTATGCATTTTGCTCAGGCAGAGATTGGTGGTGAGAATTCCCGTTATGACCCAACGTCTGCTTACATGGTTCCTTTTGCGGGATATGGTGGAGGGAATTTATCTGGTAATCAAGGGGGTAACGCTTTAGCATCACATATACCTTATCCTCAGACGATGGGTATACTTGGGCCTTACGACCATAATGCTTCTCAG CTACCGGTGCATGGGAGTGGGGTTGCTTCAAGTTCTTCTGTGGGAGGATATTATCATGTAGGATCTTACCAGACTCCAAATGCTGTTGGGTCATATTATGGAGCTGATAATTCTGGCAGGTCAGCCCCTGACATAGGTAAACGGCGAGAGTACAGTTCTGTACCTACCACCAATGATCTGTATGGTAATCGAGGCCCAAGAGCATCCAGCAGGGTAGAGAGCAAGAACAGCTCCAGATTTTCCTCTTCTGCTGGTAATTCAGCAAATGGTTCAAGTACAGCTGGACCCAATCCCAGTTTGTACAACAATCCAGAATTTGTGACGGATTACAAGAATGCCAAATTCTTTATCGTCAAGTCGTTTAGTGAAGACAATGTTCACAGAAGCATCAAGTATAATGTATGGGCCAGCACGCCGCATGGCAACAAAAAACTTGATACTGCTTATAGAGATGCTGAGAAGATGGGTGGAAAATGTCCAATCTTTCTGTTCTTTTCG GTAAATGCAAGTGGACAATTCTGTGGGGTGTCGGAAATGGTCGGACCTGTAGATTTTGAAAAGGACGCTGGTTACTGGCAGCAAGACAGGTGGAGTGGGCAGTTCCCAGTGAAGTGGCATATTTTGAAAGATGTACCGAATAACCGGTTTTCTCATATTCTTTTACAAAACAATGACAACAAGCCGGTAACGCACAGCCGAGACTCTCAGGAG GTTAAGCTGCGTCAGGGGATTGAGATGCTGAGAATATTCAAAGAATACGAGGCACACACCTCCATCCTGGATGATTACAGCTACTatgatgagagagagaggcaaaaggtGGGAGAGGATGGTGGGAGGAAAGAAGAGGGGGAAGAAGAGACCTCTTCTTCTGTGGAACAGTTATCAGAGCGTCTTCAAGCAGTCACAGTAGAAGATGGAAAGGAAGGGGAAAAGGAAGACTTGAAAGAGAAGACTTGA
- the LOC103851654 gene encoding VAMP-like protein YKT61 isoform X3: MSITALLVLKCTPDTPNPVILAHAFDFSGFNYFYHPNISEFVRFFGSTVAGRTLPSQRQSVKHKGSCSYYLPLAISALLFEFYEVVHAYNRNGLCAVGFMDDCYPVRSAFSLLDQVLDEYQKIFGETWRSTKEVSNQKWPYLVEALEKFKDPAEADKLLKIQIELDETSIIIHKTIDGLLARGEKLDNLVEKSSDLNKASKMFYKRARKTNSCCTIL, encoded by the exons CTCCAAACCCAGTTATCCTCGCTCACGCATTCGACTTCTCTGGATTCAACTATTTCTACCACCCTAACATCTCAGAGTTCGTTCGCTTCTTCGGCAGTACTGTCGCTGGCAGAACCCTTCCTTCTCAGCGCCAATCTGTTAAACACAAAGGTTCTTGTTCTTATTATTTGCCTCTTGCAATCTCTGCCTTACTTTTTGAGTTTT ACGAAGTAGTGCATGCTTACAACAGAAACGGCCTCTGCGCCGTGGGATTCATGGACGACTGTTATCCTGTTCGAAGTGCTTTTTCTCTTCTCGATCAG GTTCTTGATGAGTACCAGAAGATATTTGGTGAGACATGGAGGTCAACAAAAGAAGTCTCTAACCAGAAGTGGCCATACTTAGTAGAAGCTTTAGAAAAATTTAAG GACCCGGCGGAAGCTGATAAGCTGTTGAAAATACAGATTGAGCTGGATGAGACCAGTATTATCATT CATAAAACCATTGATGGTCTCCTAGCCCGAGGTGAAAAGCTGGACAATTTAGTGGAGAAGAGTTCAGATTTAAACAAGGCATCAAAG ATGTTTTACAAGCGAGCGAGGAAAACAAACTCATGTTGTACAATTCTCTGA